A genomic stretch from Primulina huaijiensis isolate GDHJ02 chromosome 14, ASM1229523v2, whole genome shotgun sequence includes:
- the LOC140958051 gene encoding uncharacterized protein: MSEFSNGRSKPWNIYSRPSPSPSQTDANREGPQKNFGTSMSAISFGFVATAILVSMFLIMAIFEHLFKPNATHAESRGIESREMQKLGRSETVSLSIRTISFLTYSGLIRYILCKIHSIKRFAQTSYALDFSVLMPGQQYPTYIAQAAPLPSRREGVHWPSHEHGFA, translated from the exons ATGAGTGAGTTCAGTAATGGAAGATCAAAGCCATGGAACATATACAGCAGGCCAAGTCCCAGTCCATCGCAAACAGATGCTAATAGGGAAGGTCCACAGAAAAATTTTGGCACATCAATGAGTGCCATTTCTTTTGGCTTTGTTGCTACAGCCATTTTGGTATCAATGTTTCTAATCATGGCCATATTTGAGCATTTATTCAAACCAAATGCAACCCATGCTGAATCTAGGGGGATTGAATCAAGAGAAATGCAGAAGTTGGGACGTTCAGAAACAGTAAGCCTCTCCATTCGCACTATTTCTTTTTTAACTTACTCAGGATTGATTCGCTATATTCTTTGCAAAATACACAGCATCAAAAGGTTT GCGCAAACATCATATGCATTGGATTTCTCCGTATTGATGCCAGGGCAGCAATATCCAACTTATATTGCTCAAGCAGCTCCTCTGCCTAGCAGAAGGGAAGGAGTACATTGGCCGTCTCATGAACATGGTTTTGCCTAA